The window GATCTTCTCGGCGTTGGCACTCGTTCTGCTGCTCGCGTCGCTCGATCAAACGATCGTATCGACAGCGCTGCCAACGATCGTTCGCGACATCGGTGGGCTCTCGCATCTCTCCTGGATCGTAACCGCCTATCTTCTGGCGACGACCGTCGTGGTTCCGCTCTACGGAAAGCTCGGCGATGTTTTTGGGCGCCGCATCATCTTACAGGCCGCGGTCATTATATTCCTGATCGGTTCAGCGCTTTGCGGCATGGCGCAGAATCTTCCAGAGCTCATCGCGTTCCGTATCGTGCAGGGTCTTGGCGGCGGTGGGCTGATCGTGACCGCCATCGCGGTGGTCGGCGACGTCGTTCCGCCGCGAGAACGCGGACGGTATCAGGGATTTTTCGGCGGAATATTCGGGCTCTCGACGGTTCTTGGGCCGCTGATCGGCGGGTTCATCGTCGACAATCTGTCGTGGCGTTGGATTTTTCTCATCAATCTGCCGTTCGGAATTCTGGCGCTAATCGTCATCAACCGATCGTTCCGGCCACAGAGCAAGCCAGTGCGTGTCGAGATCGATTATGTGGGCGCGGCACTTCTGGCGATCGCGCTGACCAGCATCGTCATCATCACAAGTCTTGGAGCGCCGTTGTTACGCGACGCGCCGGTGAGCACGTTTGCGATTTCGGCGCTTGGTCTCTTGGCGTTGCTTGGATTTCTTTACGTCGAAATGCGCGTCAGCGATCCGCTTCTGCCGCTCGAACTCTTCCGAAATCGGGCGTTCGTGATTGCGACAGCGGTTGGGTTCATCGTTGGGATGGCGCTGTTCGGTTCGATTACGCTGATGCCTGTTTATCTTCAGGTGGTGAAGGGGCTCGATCCGACGAGTGCGGGCTTACACATGACGCCGATGATGCTGGGCGTGTTCGCCAGCTCAGTCACCAGCGGTCAGATCATCAGCCGGATCGGGCGTTATAAGATGTTCCCGATTGTCGGGACGGGGTTGATGACGATCGGGCTCGTGCTGTTGTCGATGATGACGATCGATACGACAGCGAGGGCGGCCTCGATGTACATGCTGTGCCTCGGACTTGGTCTCGGCATGGTGATGCAGATTTTGGTGATGGCTGTGCAGAATGCCGTCGCCTACAAGCAGCTTGGTGTCGCGACGTCTGGCACGACGCTGTTTCGTTCCATCGGTGGTTCAGTCGGTGCGGCGCTGTTCGGCGGAATTTTCACGTATACGCTGCATGGCTTGATTATGAGTTCGGCGCCGGAGCTTGCGGTCGTTCTCGATGATCCGTCGCGGCTGGGAACGTTCGATGCGGCGACGCAGGCCGCATACACGAACCTCTTCGTTGAAGCGCTCCGGCCGGTGTTCGTGACCGCCGCATCGCTGGCGTTTATCGGGTTCTGCTTGACGTTTGCGATCAAGGAAGTGCCGCTGCGAACCAGCATCACGTCGGATCCGCCGAACGATCCATTGCAGATGCCGCGCGATGCAAGATCTATCCACGAGCTTGGCCGGATCATCGAACGCATCACGGCGCGCAAGAACCGCTGGCGTTTCTACCAGCAAGCGGCGACCCGGCTGGGTATCAATCTGGAGCCGGATGAGTTCTGGCTGATGTCGCGGATTGGAGAGCGCGGCGGGCGGGCGAAACGCTCCGATCTCGAAGCGCGAATATCCGATCCCAATCTTAAAACGCGGCTCTTTGAAAGCATCGTACGCTCCGGCATGGCGCGCACGAGCGAAGATGGAATCGTGGAGCTGACCGATGACGGACGGGTCGCCTACGCGCGTCTGTTAGAGGCACGCGAAGACGACCTCAGGCACATGATGTCTGAGTGGAAGCCAGAGCAGCATCCCGAGGTGCTGGCGCTGATGCAGGAGCTGGTGAACACGTTCGCCAGGACCCCGCCGGTAAAACCCGCCGTGTGATTTAGCTCGAAGGCTTAGCGATGTCGTTCAACGCCGCGAAGTCTTCGTCGCTCAAAGAAATCTCCGCAGCCGCTACGTTTTCTTCGAGGTGGCTGACTTTCGACGTGCCGGGGATCGGAAGCATGTTCGGGCTGCGGCGGAGAAGCCAGGCAAGCGCGATCTGGCTCGGCGCCGCTCCGTGCTTCTTTGCGATGCTATCCAGTTTCGAGCCGGGCTTGGCGAGATCACCGGAAGCAAGCGGGTACCACGGGATAAACCCGATGGCGTTCTTTTCGCAGAAGTCCAGCACGCCCTCGCTCGAGCGGTCTGCGAGGTTATAGAGGTTCTGCACGGTGACGACGCGGAAGTATTTCTGTGCTGCTTCGATTTCGGCGGTGCTGACCTGGCTCAATCCGACGTGGCGAATGAGGCCTTCGCTCTGCATCTCCTTGATGACGCCGAACTGCTCATCTTGCGGAACTTTCGGGTCGATCCGATGGAGCTGCCAGAGGTCGATGCGTTCCAGCCCCAGGCGGCGCAAACTGATGTGGACTTGCTGGCGGAGATATTCCGGCCGGCCGAGGGCTACC is drawn from Hyphomicrobium methylovorum and contains these coding sequences:
- a CDS encoding MDR family MFS transporter; the protein is MTAESVQDDSHAEMRQRIAIFSALALVLLLASLDQTIVSTALPTIVRDIGGLSHLSWIVTAYLLATTVVVPLYGKLGDVFGRRIILQAAVIIFLIGSALCGMAQNLPELIAFRIVQGLGGGGLIVTAIAVVGDVVPPRERGRYQGFFGGIFGLSTVLGPLIGGFIVDNLSWRWIFLINLPFGILALIVINRSFRPQSKPVRVEIDYVGAALLAIALTSIVIITSLGAPLLRDAPVSTFAISALGLLALLGFLYVEMRVSDPLLPLELFRNRAFVIATAVGFIVGMALFGSITLMPVYLQVVKGLDPTSAGLHMTPMMLGVFASSVTSGQIISRIGRYKMFPIVGTGLMTIGLVLLSMMTIDTTARAASMYMLCLGLGLGMVMQILVMAVQNAVAYKQLGVATSGTTLFRSIGGSVGAALFGGIFTYTLHGLIMSSAPELAVVLDDPSRLGTFDAATQAAYTNLFVEALRPVFVTAASLAFIGFCLTFAIKEVPLRTSITSDPPNDPLQMPRDARSIHELGRIIERITARKNRWRFYQQAATRLGINLEPDEFWLMSRIGERGGRAKRSDLEARISDPNLKTRLFESIVRSGMARTSEDGIVELTDDGRVAYARLLEAREDDLRHMMSEWKPEQHPEVLALMQELVNTFARTPPVKPAV
- a CDS encoding aldo/keto reductase — protein: MALTAETIDRSGHFSIGGDLTVARLGFGAMRVTGAGVWGDPPDRAECLRTLRRLPELGINLIDTADSYGPGVSERLIREALHPYPDMVIATKAGLTRPKAGTWVALGRPEYLRQQVHISLRRLGLERIDLWQLHRIDPKVPQDEQFGVIKEMQSEGLIRHVGLSQVSTAEIEAAQKYFRVVTVQNLYNLADRSSEGVLDFCEKNAIGFIPWYPLASGDLAKPGSKLDSIAKKHGAAPSQIALAWLLRRSPNMLPIPGTSKVSHLEENVAAAEISLSDEDFAALNDIAKPSS